One genomic segment of Musa acuminata AAA Group cultivar baxijiao chromosome BXJ3-3, Cavendish_Baxijiao_AAA, whole genome shotgun sequence includes these proteins:
- the LOC103977076 gene encoding protein-tyrosine-phosphatase PTP1, whose product MDREKSETEAAGNCTGRSRGARTPVMATAASSSSSSSSANFNPGDLCSDPPPPLRLSREQHELCSEALAFLKRRLRTPAKIAQAFDRLQEMRLTKDEMMRKCSVALRDANLGKNRYMDVLPFDNNRIILDSTKGNTSSANGYINASFIGIGTGEKVSRFIATQGPLPETSGDFWEMVFQHRCPVIVMLTLVDNPKMMRKCADYFQADDGLRGFGKISVETKYTRICASSLVLRCLEVKHKELVKPTLPVLHIQYPEWPDHGVPADTASVREILKRIYHVPPSIGPIVVHCSAGIGRTGAYCTIHNTIQRVLVGDMSSLDLVRTVAEFRSQRIGMVQTVEQYFFCYAAIVDELEELVSKSKY is encoded by the exons ATGGATCGGGAGAAAAGCGAGACCGAGGCGGCAGGGAACTGCACGGGCCGCAGCCGCGGGGCTCGCACGCCGGTGATGGCCACagccgcttcctcctcctcctcctcctcctccgccaatTTCAACCCCGGGGATCTCTGCTCGGATCCACCGCCGCCGCTTCGCCTCTCGCGCGAACAGCACGAGCTTTGTTCCGAAGCCCTAGCTTTCCTCAAGAGGAGGCTCAGAACCCCAGCCAAAATCGCCCAGGCGTTCGATCGCCTCCAG GAGATGAGGCTAACGAAGGATGAGATGATGAGAAAGTGTTCGGTGGCTCTGCGAGATGCAAATTTGGGGAAAAATCGCTACATGGATGTCCTCCCAT tTGATAATAACAGGATTATTCTTGACTCTACAAAAGGCAACACCTCCTCGGCGAATGGTTACATTAATGCGAGCTTTATTGGG ATtggtacgggtgagaaagtttcacgGTTTATTGCTACACAAGGTCCGCTTCCTGAGACCTCTGGAGATTTCTGGGAGATGGTATTCCAACACCGTTGTCCTGTGATCGTGATGCTAACGCTTGTTGATAACCCCAAG ATGatgaggaaatgtgcagattattTTCAAGCAGATGATGGTCTTAGAGGATTTGGAAAAATCAGTGTTGAGACGAAATATACAAGAATCTGTGCTTCTTCATTAGTGCTGCGATGCTTGGAAGTGAAGCATAAAGAG CTGGTGAAGCCAACTCTTCCTGTTCTCCATATCCAGTACCCTGAATGGCCTGATCATGGGGTGCCTGCAGATACTGCATCAGTGCGAGAAATTTTAAAAAGGATATATCACGTTCCACCCAGTATTGGTCCTATTGTTGTGCATTGCAG TGCAGGGATTGGAAGAACTGGTGCATACTGTACCATTCACAACACGATCCAAAGGGTTCTTGTTGGTGATATGTCTTCTTTAGATCTTGTGAGAACTGTTGCAGAGTTCAGATCCCAACGGATTGGGATGGTTCAGACAGTG